The Cyanobacterium sp. T60_A2020_053 genomic interval AATGACCATTTTTTCTATTCTTTTTTGAAATTTTTGTCTTCTCAATGTTGTTTTTAATTCCAACATTATTTCTTCAGAAATAAAGATAACTATTTTATTTTGATATGCTAATCGTAAAATTTTAGCAGGTGTTCCTCCCCATAATAGAGCAGAAATCCACACATTGACATCTAAAATAACATTCATTAAATTATTAAGTCCATAACTTTTGTCTTACTTCTTTTACGACTGTGCTAATTTCTTCTAAAGATGGTTTATCCGCATCAGGTTCAATATTTTCCAACTCTTTTAAAAAATGATCAAGATGAGCTTTTTCTTTAATAATTTTTTCTAAAATTAAAGATTTTTCTGTGACAACAATAGTATATTTATCTCCCGGTTTTAGCTGTTTTTTAAATTCTATTGGTAAACTTATTTGACCTTCAGAAGTAACAATTGCAGTACCTTTCATCGGATTTATTTGTTCTAATATTTAATTTAACATTATATAACACTCATATTAGCACTATTAAACTAAAATATTATTAACACTATAAGATGTTGATTCCGTTACTGCTAATGATATGATTAAAGGTTATATCTTTACAAATATTAATAATGGCAAGTATTAACGATAACTACCTCAAATTAAAAGCAGGTTACTTATTTCCCGAAATTGGCAGACGAGTCAGCGCCTTTGCCCAAGAGAATCCCGATGCTAAAATTATTAAACTAGGAATTGGTGACGTTACCGAACCTTTACCCGAAGCCTGTCGCCAAGCTATGATTAAGGCAGTGGAAGATATGGGTAATCGTGACGCATTTAAAGGTTATGGACCAGAGCAAGGTTATAGTTGGTTAAGAGAGAAAATAGCTACTCATGATTTTCAGGCTCGTGGCTGTGATGTATCCCCCGATGAAATCTTCATTTCCGATGGTTCTAAGTGCGATTGTGGTAATATTCTGGATATTTTTGGCAAAAACAACAAAATTGCTGTTACTGACCCTGTATATCCCGTTTATGTGGACACTAATGTGATGGCTGGGCATACGGGAGAAGTGAATGAAAAGGGAGAATATGAAGGTTTAGTTTATCTTCCTATCAGCGCCCACAACCATTTTACCGCCGAAATCCCTACGGAAAAGGTGGACTTGATTTATCTCTGTTTTCCTAATAATCCCACGGGCGCTACCGCCACTAAGGAATATTTGCAACAATGGGTTAATTATGCTAACGACAATGGCGCAATTATCCTTTTTGATGCCGCCTATGAAGCGTTTATAAC includes:
- a CDS encoding putative toxin-antitoxin system toxin component, PIN family gives rise to the protein MNVILDVNVWISALLWGGTPAKILRLAYQNKIVIFISEEIMLELKTTLRRQKFQKRIEKMVIL
- a CDS encoding LL-diaminopimelate aminotransferase, whose product is MASINDNYLKLKAGYLFPEIGRRVSAFAQENPDAKIIKLGIGDVTEPLPEACRQAMIKAVEDMGNRDAFKGYGPEQGYSWLREKIATHDFQARGCDVSPDEIFISDGSKCDCGNILDIFGKNNKIAVTDPVYPVYVDTNVMAGHTGEVNEKGEYEGLVYLPISAHNHFTAEIPTEKVDLIYLCFPNNPTGATATKEYLQQWVNYANDNGAIILFDAAYEAFITDPSLPHSIFEIEGARHCAIEFRSFSKNAGFTGTRCAFTVVPKSLTGKTSDGTEVEIWKLWNRRQSTKFNGVSYIVQRGAEAVYSDEGKAQIRELVKFYLENARIIRDELSKAGLTVYGGENAPYVWVKTPDNLTSWDFFDKLLHNVNIVGTPGSGFGGAGEGYFRLSAFNSRENVIEAMNRITTAFNFAS
- a CDS encoding AbrB/MazE/SpoVT family DNA-binding domain-containing protein — its product is MKGTAIVTSEGQISLPIEFKKQLKPGDKYTIVVTEKSLILEKIIKEKAHLDHFLKELENIEPDADKPSLEEISTVVKEVRQKLWT